Proteins encoded in a region of the Euleptes europaea isolate rEulEur1 chromosome 3, rEulEur1.hap1, whole genome shotgun sequence genome:
- the PHF5A gene encoding PHD finger-like domain-containing protein 5A: protein MAKHHPDLIFCRKQAGVAIGRLCEKCDGKCVICDSYVRPCTLVRICDECNYGSYQGRCVICGGPGVSDAYYCKECTIQEKDRDGCPKIVNLGSSKTDLFYERKKYGFKKR, encoded by the exons ATGGCCAAGCACCATCCCGATCTGATCTTCTGCCGCAAGCAGGCGGGAGTGG CTATTGGACGACTGTGTGAAAAAT GTGATGGGAAGTGTGTTATCTGTGACTCGTATGTGCGGCCCTGCACACTAGTGCGCATATGTGATGAGTGCAACTATGGCTCCTACCAAGGGCGCTGTGTGATATGTGGAGGTCCTGGAGTCTCCGATGCCTATTACTGCAAAGAATGCACCATCcaggagaaggat CGGGATGGCTGCCCCAAGATTGTCAACCTGGGCAGCTCAAAAACAGATCTCTTCTACGAGCGCAAGAAGTACGGATTCAAGAAAAGGTGA